One Elgaria multicarinata webbii isolate HBS135686 ecotype San Diego chromosome 7, rElgMul1.1.pri, whole genome shotgun sequence DNA window includes the following coding sequences:
- the BASP1 gene encoding brain acid soluble protein 1, with amino-acid sequence MGGKLSKKKKGYNVNDEKAKDKDKKAEGAGAEEGEAPTENEQTQQTTTETTEVKENNKEEAGDKEAPADASKGEEKEGEKEKAGSQEEPKKADPEKPEAVVDAKAEPPKNNEQQAAKPEEPSSAAPPPAGSDAPKPCEPSSDAKASQPSEVTATSKVDDKGKEEGEAKKTEAPAVPAAQETKSEVAPASDSKPSSSEAAPSSKETPATTEAPSSTPKASEPAAPPEEAKPSEAPAANSDQTIAVKD; translated from the coding sequence ATGGGAGGCAAGCTgagcaagaagaagaagggctACAATGTGAATGATGAAAAGGCGAAAGACAAGGACAAGAAGGCTGAGGGAGCAGGCGCAGAGGAGGGGGAGGCTCCGACGGAGAACGAGCAGACCCAGCAGACCACAACGGAGACCACGGAAGTGAAGGAGAACAACAAAGAGGAGGCGGGCGACAAGGAGGCCCCGGCAGATGCCAGCAAGGgcgaagaaaaagaaggggagaaagagaaagccgGGAGCCAGGAAGAGCCCAAGAAAGCTGACCCAGAGAAGCCGGAGGCCGTCGTCGACGCAAAGGCGGAGCCTCCGAAGAACAATGAGCAGCAGGCGGCCAAGCCGGAGGAGCCCAGCTCAGCCGCTCCTCCGCCAGCCGGCAGCGACGCGCCTAAACCCTGTGAGCCCAGCAGCGATGCAAAAGCTTCCCAGCCTTCAGAAGTCACAGCTACTAGTAAAGTGGATGACAAGggcaaagaggaaggggaggccaAAAAGACTGAGGCTCCTGCAGTACCTGCAGCCCAAGAAACTAAAAGCGAAGTGGCCCCAGCTTCAGACTCAAAACCTAGCAGCAGCGAGGCTGCGCCTTCTTCCAAGGAGACCCCGGCAACAACAGAAGCACCTAGTTCTACTCCGAAGGCTTCAGAGCCTGCAGCCCCGCCAGAGGAAGCGAAACCATCCGAAGCTCCGGCGGCGAATTCGGATCAAACCATAGCAGTGAAAGATTAA